DNA sequence from the Teretinema zuelzerae genome:
TTTTTGCAGGGGCGCCAGCAGATCGAACTGGGCTTCGTCCGCGACGAAACCGGTCAGAAAGGCCGAAAATTCCAGCTCGAGGCTTTCCAGATGAACGATCGCCTTTTCCAGAAAATCGGTCTGACCCTGGAGCACCGCTCCCGGATAGGCGCCGTGGGTCGAAAGCAGGGCGGTCGGAAGCGAACACGCCTGAAAGCCCATCTTCTCCAGGACTGGAATCCCGACCGCAAGGGCGACCCTCCCCCATGCCGGTAGATCGCTCGCGATGAGCACTGGTTTGCGCGCTGTCTGACTACGGGGTAAAAACTCTTTCATGGAGGCAATGATAGGTCGGCGGACAGGCGAAGGTCAAGCGAAAAAACGGCGGACCTGAGGCGCTATCGAAACGAGGGGGGTTGGCGGAACGAGCCGAGCCGACGCTCTACAAACGAAAAGAAATACTGCACGGCAACTCCCATCGCTATGTAAATGATGAAAATGTCGATATAGGCTTCAATGTAATTGTAGCCGTAGGACGCTTCGATGCGGGCTATCGCGGTAACGTCCTGCAGAGTCATAAGGAAGGCCAGGGACGTTCCCTTGATCAGATTGACCGCCGTGTTCGACAGGTTCGGAAGGGCTACCAGAAATGCCTGCGGGAGCACGATGCGCGTCCAGGCCTGCAGGGGAGAAAGTCCCGCCGCGAGAGCGGCTTCGAGCTGGCCGCGCTCCACGGTTAAAATCGCGGAGCGGAATACCTCGGAAAGGACGGCCGCCGTGTTCAGCGTAAAAACGATGAGAGCGTACCAGAACGGCGAAATATCGAATACGCGTACGCTCCATCCGAAGCGGACGGCGGCGGAATTGACCAGGCTCGGCAGCATGCTGTACACGATGAGGATCTGGAGAATGATCGGCGTTCCGCGCACGAACGACACCCAAACTGCCGTGAGCTGATTGAGAATCCTGAGCCGGTGCATCCTGATCAACGCGAAGACAAGGCCCGCGGGAGCGGCGAGCAGGAGGGCGGAAAACGAAAGACCCAATGTGACGGGAACGCCGCGGAGCGCGAGCGCAAAGGTGCGAAGCAGAAAATCGACGTCGAGGTTCATCGATTCACGCTCCTTCTGCCGCGGCCCAGACGGCGCTCGGCGGCTAAAAAGCCGCGTTCGACGAGCACCGTCAAACCCCAGTATAACACGGAGAGGGCAAGGTAGGTCTCCAGAGCGCGGCCTCCGTAGTTTCTGGAAATGACGAGGAAGCCCTGGCCCATCGCGTCGATCAACCCGACCATGTAGGCGAGCGCTCCCTCCTTCATCAATATGATCAGCGCATTGCCGAAATTAGGCAGGGCGCTCACCGCCGCCTGCGGAAGCACGATTCGCAGCTGCGCCTGCAGCGGGCTCAAACCCGCGCTCACGGCGGCTTCGAACTGCCCCCTGTCCACGGAAAGCCAGGCCGATCGGAACACCTCGGAGAGGGAAGCGGACATGATAAGGGCAAAGGCGGTTACGACGAAGACGCCCTTATGCCAGAACTCGATGCGGAAGCCGAACAGAGAGCGCGCGAGTTCGGGCAGGCCGTAGTAGACCAGGAACAAGAGAACGATCGAAGGAGTGCAGCGCAGGACGGTCGTGTATCCGGCGGCAAGATTCTTCCACAGCGGGGAACGGGAAAGCCGCATCCGCGCGACGGCTAAACCGAGCACGCTTCCGGCGAACGCGGAAGCGATGGTTACGGCGAGCGTAACCGCGAGAAAGGGCAGCAGGGCGGGAATGACCGAAAATGCGAATGCGATGTCGAAGGGCCGATTCATATCCCGCTCCGTCCGTTATTGGTTGACGTACTGGAAAACGTCCTCGCCGAAATATCGTACGGAAAGTTCCTCAAGCGTTCCCCGCTCGCGCAATACGGCGATTGCCCGGTCGTAGGCGGCGGCGAGCTCGGTCTCGTTCCGGTTGAACAGCGGCCAGGTCGGAATTCCCTTATAGGGAACGTACGACAGACGGTCCGCAAGGGAATGGAAGGCGCCCGTTTCGGAGACGACAGATTTCTGATACGAAAGCTTGATGTCGAAGAAGGCGTCGTAGCGCCCTTCGAGCACCCACAGGTACGCGTCGTTGATGATGAATACGTCGGAGGGAACGAGCTTGATCGGCGCGTCCGGATTCGCCGCGTTGTACGCCCCGACTACCGCGAACTGGGCGCTCTGCGGCGATATGGGAACGAGCTTGCCGCTGTACTCTGCGAAGCTGCGGAGATCTCGGATTTTTCCTTCGTCGGCCTTGCGGAAGGTTATTCCGATGATGCTCGCGGCGATAGGATTCTCGGGAAACAGGAATTTCTTTTTGCGTTCTTCCGTTACCCAGGCGCCCTTGGTGCCCATCGAGTAGCGGCCGGACTCGATGCCGATCAGCAGGTCTTCGTCCGAGGTGCCGGCGAACTCGAACTCGTATTCTTCAAGCAGTTCGTCCACGGCGCGGAGAACCGCGATCTCGAAGCCCTCGGAGCGGCCGTTTTCATCTATATAACCGTAGGGTACATACGACTGCGTGTGGGCTGACAGAATTTTCCGGGGTCCGGAGGCCGACTCGGCCTTGCCGCCGGCAGAAAGAGAGCCGAGTACGAAGAGGCTTAAAAAGGCGACGCAAAGCAAGTTCAATGATTTCTTCATGTGTTTCTCCCTGACGTAACTATATCGATTTTTCGCTGAGCGAAACAGCCCCTTTCAAAGAAAATACTCGAAGCTGGGACACCGGGTTGAAACGATTAAAAAATAGTGCATCGAGCGAATTCGGACTATACTGAATGCGTGAGGTAATCGCTCATGATAAAAGTAGTTTTCATGTCGTGTTTCTTGTTCGGACTGCTCGCCGCTTCGCAAACGGCTTCCGCGATCGAGGCCGGGCGGTTTTCCCTGGAAGGCGGACTCTCGCCGAACACGGCGCTCGGACTGAACGTCTACGCGGAAGGAACGTTCCATTGGAACGACAGGTTCAGCTCTGCCCTGCTGTTTTCCCGCAAAGACCACACGAAGGTTTCTTCCGACCGCGAATACACGGAGATAGGCGGAGAGGAGTCGACCCGCGCCGCCTTCCAGCCCCTCTGTATTTCCATTCCCCTTTCTTCGAAGGACGGACGGAAAAGAGGCCTCGAGCTTTCCGCCGGGGGCGAATGGCAGTCCTCCAAGAGAATCGATCAACTGACGGAAATCTGGGTCGACGAATACACCGACGATGCGCTGACCGACCATCAGTTCGATATCGGAATCATCGTGAAGCGCTGACGGCCCGGGCGGAGCGATCCGCCCCTGCGTCATCCTTCGGACGCGCCGGCTGCGCGGAACGTCGTTCGCCCCGCCTTTATCTTTCTGCCTCGTTTTAAATTCCTCCCTTCGTTTTCCAAACTCCGCCGATCGTGGTATGCTGAACATCAATCGAGATTTCTAAAAGAAGGATGTTCACATGACGGAAATAATCGCGGGAGCCGCGGCTCTGTTCGCGCTCGCTCAATTCATAGTACTGCTGATTGTGCTCCGCAACACCGCCGAAGCCGGCAAGGGCGGATCGGCAAACGGGGAGCGGGCTATCGAGGAATTCGGAAGACGGCTCGACCGGATGGAAGGAATTCTGCGGGAGGAATTTTCGCGGAACAGGGATGAGTCGGCCCGTTCTTCGAAGACGGCGCGGGACGAGCTCAACGGATCGTTCATGCGCTTCGCCGCCCTGCTCGAGCAAAAGCTCGCCGGGGTGCAGGAGGCGGTGAACGTCTCGGCGAAGCACAACCGGGACGAGCTTGCGCGATCGCTTTCGTCGTTCGAGGAAAAGATCGGAGCGAAGGTGACCGAGCTCAACCGCGACACGAGGGAGAACTTCGACAAGATCCGCGACTCGGTGGAGAAAAAGCTGCAGGCGATCCAGACGGAGAACAGCGAGAAGCTCGAAAAGATGCGCGAGACGGTCGACGAGAAGCTCCACAAGACGCTGGAGACGCGGCTCGGCGAGTCGTTCAAGCTGGTGAGCGAGCGGCTCGAGCTCGTGCA
Encoded proteins:
- a CDS encoding amino acid ABC transporter permease is translated as MNRPFDIAFAFSVIPALLPFLAVTLAVTIASAFAGSVLGLAVARMRLSRSPLWKNLAAGYTTVLRCTPSIVLLFLVYYGLPELARSLFGFRIEFWHKGVFVVTAFALIMSASLSEVFRSAWLSVDRGQFEAAVSAGLSPLQAQLRIVLPQAAVSALPNFGNALIILMKEGALAYMVGLIDAMGQGFLVISRNYGGRALETYLALSVLYWGLTVLVERGFLAAERRLGRGRRSVNR
- a CDS encoding transporter substrate-binding domain-containing protein: MKKSLNLLCVAFLSLFVLGSLSAGGKAESASGPRKILSAHTQSYVPYGYIDENGRSEGFEIAVLRAVDELLEEYEFEFAGTSDEDLLIGIESGRYSMGTKGAWVTEERKKKFLFPENPIAASIIGITFRKADEGKIRDLRSFAEYSGKLVPISPQSAQFAVVGAYNAANPDAPIKLVPSDVFIINDAYLWVLEGRYDAFFDIKLSYQKSVVSETGAFHSLADRLSYVPYKGIPTWPLFNRNETELAAAYDRAIAVLRERGTLEELSVRYFGEDVFQYVNQ
- a CDS encoding amino acid ABC transporter permease; this translates as MNLDVDFLLRTFALALRGVPVTLGLSFSALLLAAPAGLVFALIRMHRLRILNQLTAVWVSFVRGTPIILQILIVYSMLPSLVNSAAVRFGWSVRVFDISPFWYALIVFTLNTAAVLSEVFRSAILTVERGQLEAALAAGLSPLQAWTRIVLPQAFLVALPNLSNTAVNLIKGTSLAFLMTLQDVTAIARIEASYGYNYIEAYIDIFIIYIAMGVAVQYFFSFVERRLGSFRQPPSFR